The genomic region CGCACCTGCGAACTTGCCTGTTCATTGACCCATCAACAAAAAGACAAACCTGGCCGAAGCCGGATCTATCCCTTAACGGTCGGCGATGAGCAGTATGTGCCGGTGGTCTGCCTGCAATGCGATGACCCGGCCTGTGCCAAATCCTGCCTGGTGGAC from Candidatus Zixiibacteriota bacterium harbors:
- a CDS encoding 4Fe-4S dicluster domain-containing protein: MKKRFKVVPSLCIGCRTCELACSLTHQQKDKPGRSRIYPLTVGDEQYVPVVCLQCDDPACAKSCLVD